The following is a genomic window from Crossiella equi.
GGACCGCCGAGGGCCAGTGGAGCTCCCCGGGCTCGGGCAGCCCGACGTCCAGGGACACCGCCAGCGCGCGGATCCCGTTGATACCGGCGGTGAGCGCGGCTCCGACCGTGCCGGAGTGCAGCACCGCCCGGCCGACGTTGGCGCCCCGGTTGATCCCGGACAGCAGCACGTCCGGCCGCCCGTTGAACGCCCCCTTGGCCGCGACCAGCGCGATCAGCCCGGGGTGCCCGACCACGGCGTAGGCGGGCACGTCCGGCAGCCCGTCCAAGGTCCGCCGCCGCACCGCGACCCGCCGCTTGTCCTCGGCCGCGGTCAGCCCGGCGCTGGTACCGCTGGACTCGGTGTTGGGCGCGGCGACCACCGTCACCAGCCCTCGGTCGCGGGTCACCCCCGCCAGCGCGGTGATCCCGGGCGAGAGGATCCCGTCGTCGTTGGTGACCAACGCGGTCCGCACGGTCATGCGATTCCCTTCTCCAGGGGTCGGAGTTCCACCCGTTCGGCCAGGGCCAGGATCGCGGCCCCGCTGCCAGTGCCCAGCCCGTGCCGGGCCACGTTCAACGCCCCCGCCGCCGTGCCCACCCGCAACGCCTCGGTCAACGGCTTGCCCTTGGCCAGCCACGCGGTGAACCCGGCCGTCATCGAGTCCCCGCCGCCCCGCGTCTCCACCGGGTGCAGCGCGGGCGGGTGCACGGTGAACCCGTCCCCGTCCACCAGGGCCAAGGTCGGCTGCTCGGCCCGCGACACCACCACGACCCGGGGGCCCTCCCCGGCGATGTCCTTGGCGGCCCGCACCAGCGCGCCCAGCTCCCCGCTCTCCGCGCGCCCGTCCTCGACCAGCTCCTCGTGGCTGACCTTGACCAGCGTGGGCCCGCCCTGCAACGCCGTGGACAGCCGTTCCCCGGCCAGGTCGATGACCACCTGGCACCCGTTGCCGGTCAGGTCGGCGGCCAGGCGGTGGTACAGCGAGTGCGGCACCACCCGGTCGGCACTGGGCCCGCTGAGCAGGGCGGTCCCGGCCTCCAGGGCCTCGGCGAGGGTCACCTCGTACAGGTCGTCCAGCTCGTGCCGGGACAGCGCGTCGGGCAGCATCTCCACCAGCGAGTCGCGCTCCCCGTCCCGCCGGTCGTGCACGTACCCCCCGTTGCGGCCCCGGATCTCCCGCAGCCGCAACTCGATCCCGGACTTCTCCAGCAGGTGCCGCAGCACCTGCCCGGTCTCCCCGCCCACGGCCGCGCACAGCACCACGGGCACCCCGAGCGAACTGACCATCCGCGCCTGCCACACCCCCTGGCCACCGGGGTGCAGGTGGATGTCGGGCGCGCCGTCCAGTTCCTCGACGGTCACGGTCAGCTGGGGCGACGGGGCGAGCACCACCACGGATCCACTCACCCCGGTTGACTACCCGGGACCGGGAACAGACAAAACGACCTTGTCACTCGGAGCCGGGCCCCGGGCTCAGCCCCCGCTCCCCTCGCAGGCCTCCGGCAGCGTTCCCCCGGACGCACCGAACCCGTCTGCCAGGGACCGGCACACCGAGCGCACCGCCCTGGACACGTCCAGGTCCCAGCGCAGCACCGTCGAGTCGCTGCCCGCGGTGGCCAGCACGGTGCCCTCGTCGTTCCACACCGCCAGGTGCACCGTCGCCTGCGGCCCGTCCAAGGTCGCGGTTCGGGTGCCGGAGGGCAGGTCCCACACCTCGACCGCCCGGCCCGCACCGGCCAGCACCAGCGTCCGGCCGTCCGGGCTGAGCGCCTGGGCCAGCCAGGGCGCGTGCAGCCCGGGCAGGTGCGCCGTCTGCTCCCCGCTGCCGGTCGCCCACACCCGCGGTCCGTCCTCGGCGATGGTCAGCAGGTGGCGGCCGCCGGGGGCGAAGGACAGCTGCTTCGCCCGCGCCAGCTCGTGTTCCCGGCCGGTCTCCAGCTCGCGCAGCACGGCGGGGCCGTCGCGGCGGATCCACGCCAGGTACCGGTTGTCCGGGCTGA
Proteins encoded in this region:
- the surE gene encoding 5'/3'-nucleotidase SurE, whose amino-acid sequence is MTVRTALVTNDDGILSPGITALAGVTRDRGLVTVVAAPNTESSGTSAGLTAAEDKRRVAVRRRTLDGLPDVPAYAVVGHPGLIALVAAKGAFNGRPDVLLSGINRGANVGRAVLHSGTVGAALTAGINGIRALAVSLDVGLPEPGELHWPSAVRVADEVLPMLADTPPGTVLNVNVPNVPEARLRPLRRARLAEAGTVQARVRQLDGGGLELVSVVAEGEVEEGTDVALLAAGHPTVTALRSVADDPGLVLPLE
- a CDS encoding 1-phosphofructokinase family hexose kinase, which gives rise to MSGSVVVLAPSPQLTVTVEELDGAPDIHLHPGGQGVWQARMVSSLGVPVVLCAAVGGETGQVLRHLLEKSGIELRLREIRGRNGGYVHDRRDGERDSLVEMLPDALSRHELDDLYEVTLAEALEAGTALLSGPSADRVVPHSLYHRLAADLTGNGCQVVIDLAGERLSTALQGGPTLVKVSHEELVEDGRAESGELGALVRAAKDIAGEGPRVVVVSRAEQPTLALVDGDGFTVHPPALHPVETRGGGDSMTAGFTAWLAKGKPLTEALRVGTAAGALNVARHGLGTGSGAAILALAERVELRPLEKGIA